Part of the Lolium rigidum isolate FL_2022 chromosome 6, APGP_CSIRO_Lrig_0.1, whole genome shotgun sequence genome, GGGaagggcggcggtggtggtggtggcggggagGATGATGAAGGGGAGAGGGAGATCCGGGAGCTCTGGGATACCATCGCCGGGGAAGGCGGCTCAGAGGTAACCACCCTTGCTCCCAATCTTCTTTTACATGATGCAGGATCGCGTACGTTGCAGTAGGAAAAACCACTCTTGTTTGCTGTTAATTCTCACGAGATCGGGTTCCAAGGGTTCTTGGTCAATTTTGATTATACTACTGGCTGTGTGAGTGATGGTTCTATCGGTTGAACATGATTTAATTGGGGTTGTTTCTGAgttaaaaaaaaacttaaaatgcTTGCTTAACTTTGACGAATCAGCTGTGCATAGGCAAGGCATCTTTTCTGGGTCCATCACCATGCCACGTTTCTGCTTAGGATAGCAAACTGTTCTCCTTGATCTGTTCTGATGCTACTGGATGCCAAGACTGTTTTTTCAACTGCTGCTCTGGTGCTACTACTTTGGAACGCTGTTCAAATAATGTCTTTCAATGATGCTTGCTTGCTAATCTCGTACTCATGCCATGATAGTTGAGTTCATTTTCGCCCCATTTTTAGTGAGACAGCCTTGGGCAACTTAACTAACTGCGCCAacattttattctcaagtgaattctACATGCTGATTTTGTTTTTTCAAATGGTGCTTTCTTTGCTAATCTCTTACTCATGCATGCTATGACAATTGAGTTCGTCTTTGCTCCATTATGTAAGCATAGCCTTGGACAAATGAACTGACTGATTCTCACGGAACAGGATGATCAAGAAGGTGTTAGAACTCTAGATGATGATAACTTCATCGATGATACTGGGGTTGATCCAGCTGACCGTTATGACAATGATAATGATGGCCACTCTCCTCGACATTATGCACAGGTGCTCGTACTAAATTGCTCATGTGCCATTTGTAATTCTGTCActtccattttttttttggaCAAATTATCACAAGGGTCAAATATCAAACGTCTCATTAGTTCTAGGTGATTCCCACCATTAACAAAATTGCTCTAAACCAAGTGTATTACTAATGAAATGAGAAGATAATGAATATGCCATATAATATTGTGTTCTTTACTGAAGTCATCCCTTCAATGGGCTTATAATGTGACTTCTGAGCTGGGAAGATTATTGAACCCCTCTTTGAATAGTTGAATATACATATGGTCATGTGCTATAATTCATTTAAGGAGTGCTGGTATTCAGTTAGAAGAATGATGTTTAGTATACTATAGACCTGATATGTAATGGCATAACCCTGTGGGAATATATATGGAGTAGTAGTTTCAGGCAGTATAGGGGCCTTGCTCTCTTCCCAATAAAAATGACATGCTTTACATTTCATATGAGTTATTAGTGAATATTGTATTGATCCTATATTTGTTTCTTGCTTGTGTAAGCACGATGTGAAATTCTTACTTTTATTATAGGCAGAGGAAGCTGAAGAGGATGATGAAATTGAGCGGCTCTTTAGtagtaagaaaaagaagaagaatgatCGGCCACGAGCAGATATTGGTCTTATCGTTGAGCAGTTCATTGCTGAGTTCGAAGTAGCATCTGAAGAAGATGCAAACCTAAATAGGCAATCCAAACCGGCCATTAACAAACTTATGAAGCTTCCACTGCTCATAGAGGTTCTCTCAAAGTAAGATATTTGTATGTAGGCATTACTGGCATCAAAACTTCTCTAGTGAATCCATTTCCTGTCTATTGCAGCTAGTTCTGATTATTATCATTTGTGTATGACTCCTTGCAGGAAGAATCTCCAGCAGGAATTCCTTGATCATGGAATTCTCACTCTTCTGAAAAACTGGCTTGAACCTTTACCTGATGGAAGCATGCCGAATATGAATATTCGAACTGCTGTACTGAAGTTACTATCTGATGTAGGCGAAATATTTTTTCCCTTCTGAAGTGTGGAATCACATTATTTGTAGCATAGAAGCACTGCTTTACTTCTGGACCTACTTTCTTATTGAATGTTTCTGTCTATTTACACAGTTCCCAATTGATCTTGAACAATTCGACAGAAGAGAGCAGCTTAAGAAAAGTGGCCTGGGAAAGGTAATGCTTAGAAAAAAATTGCATTCTGGATGGTTCTTGCAGATTATCTACAATGTACTTAACTGCCAACTGTATCTCATTATTGATATGCAGGTTATCATGTTTTTGTCAAAATCTGATGAGGAGACTACTTCGAATAGAAAATTAGCCAAGGAACTGGTTGATAAATGGGTAATTTCTTGTTCTTTCTAACCATTTGCATTTGATGCTGAAGGTTCTTggtctatctatctatatatgaCTAACTGTGAAAAAAAAACAGAGTCGACCAATATTCCAAAAGAGCACACGATTTGAGGATATGAGgagatatgatgatgaaagacctCCTCCTTACAGGAGGCCTCAAATGAAGAAGTGAGTAGTGcacttttttattatgcactataaGATGGCAATATCATCCAAATGGCAATATTCTAATTTGAGTTCTCTGTTCTAACTCAATTCGTTCTTGGTTACGCTTTCTTCTCATTTAGGCCTTCGAGTAGTTCTGGAATGGAAGCTAGAGATGATGATCTTGATGCTGACTTCTCTCAGTAAGTCTTGTCACATGTCATATTTTTTGTTGAATATGCCACGATTGCCATCTTGTGCAGGGTGCACGCCATTCCCTTTTCTTCACTAATTTGTTCTGTCCTCTGACAACAGGCGCAAGTCTGGGCAAAGTGGTTCTAGGCAACATGCGTCTAGGCCAGAAGCATCGCCTCTGGACTTCGTCATCCGTCCGCAGTCCAAGGTTGACCCCGAACAGATACGGGCTCGTGCCAAGCAAGTTGTCCAAGACCAGCGCCGGCTCAAGGTTCTGTCTGCCCCCACCTTCTgcattgattgcttttctttataAGCTGGCGTGTGTTATGTACAACATGGCTAATCACTTCATCTTGGGCATGCAGATGAACAAGAAACTGCAGCAGCTGAAGGCGCCAAAGAAGAAGAACCTCCAGGCTTCAAAGCTCAGCGTGGAAGGCCGTGGGATGGTGAAGTACTTGTGAACTTCCCACTCCAACAGTCCCGCGATGCGCCCGACGGTGCGCTCTTCAGCAGGAGGGTAGTCGTTCGAATTGATTGCCAAACATAGTATTCTTGTTCCAAAAATTTGCAAAGCGTGGCAGGGTACATTGGGCAAGCTTCTGAGACTTAGGTGCTTTGTGTATTTACCAGAGGCTTGTAGATGCTGCCTGTTATTATGGATTGATTTATAGCTTGTTTCAGTCAGAGTTGCGGGCGCCTTTACTGTACAAATGCTGTGCCATGACTGGGCCGTGAGCTGAGCCGGAACTGTCTGGCGATGTGCCCCTAGCTGTGTTTGAAGGACCCAACACATTACTGTGGAATCGAAATATTAAATCAATAACAGACTGCTTGTTGTTTAGCGTTTCCAAGATGAAGATATAAGATGAATGAAACTTTTCTCAACTTGCTGTTTGCTGTGTTGTTTTTACTGTACACAAAATGTATGGAATTGACGGGCCTGATTGGGTTGTTGGTCAGAGTTGAAATGGTATGGATGCATGTTGACCTGACCTGATCTGATATTTACATGTATGCTTGCATGCATGGTGGTGCAAACTCTGAACTGATGGTGGACTATGGAGTTCAGAATCATGCTTGGTGTAGAAGGAAAGAGAAACCCATGCGTAGGTGCATGTGAGGTTGAAGTGAGAGGCTAGGATACTTGTACGTAATCTCATCTACTCCAAATCAGTACTGTACTAGGTAACGCCATCGCGAGGAACGCAATAGTCAGTCCTCACAGCTAACTCCATCTCTCCACAACAATTGAAATTTGAAAAATCTCCAGCCAGTCGCCCGGCCTTGCTTAGCTATTTAGACAGGCGCCTCTCGCCCGGCGACCTCGCTCTGTCATCCATCTCCTACCTAGCTCGTATAGTCCTGATTCCTGAGTACACAGCTCGCTCGATCCCAATCGGTGGTTAGACAGAGGCGGTGCTCGCGCTGGTCCTCTCTGCTCGTGGCGGCTCCGGCGGCGGCCAAGTTTGTGAGCGGAGAGTGCAACCAAAGCAATCCCAGATGCAGCAATACAAATAGAAAATTCCTGTCATCTGAACCAGGTCTCAcctttttcttcttctacctttatCCTGTCAATTAAGACATATGTGGATTTTTTTTGGAGGTTGGGATCTTGAATCTATCGATTTTTCCGCAGGTCCATGACTTTGGCCTTGGTGACTTCCCGTCCCAAACCAACAATGACTGACTAGCTCTGACGATAGAGAGATAACAACAGTGGTGTGTCATCCGCATGTCCGAGAGAAAGAAGAGGATCGAACCGTTCAAGGAAAGGTGCACTGCTAGTTTGTTGAAGAAAAAGATGAAGATCCCATTTCATGATATAGAAGCCCAAAAATATCCTTAATGTTTGTGTACAAATTATGTCCGAGTATGATAACATGTGCACACTTCATATTAGCTCAGTTTCAGAATAAAAATCACAAGGCAGATGTAGTCGGTGGAACTTGGAAACATATTCAATTGATTGATAGCTTCATAAATTCCTCTCAAAATTTCTGCAGCAGTGAAAAAGGATCCACATTTGGGCAAGACAGAAAGAAATCCCCTGCTATCTGAAAGCTGTATTTGTTTCCCTTTTGGGAAAAATACTAAGAATAGAGTGGTCTCTCCTGTTTCTTCCACCTCTCGCCggcctctcctccacctccaaaACCATCTCATTTTCCACGAGCTCAACCCTCCTTCGCCGCAGAATCCCGCATTCCCTGCGCGCATTCCACGCTCCCCGCacgagccggcggcggcgccatgccgCGGCGGGGCGACACGGCGGTGGTCCCCATCGACGCGGACGGCGCCGGCCACAGGAGGCCCAAGAACGGCCACCGTCCGCGCCCGCCGGCGCAGGAGTTCCGGCCGTTCAGGCGCTGGTTCCCGTTCCTGGTCCCGCTCTTCGTGGCCGCCAACGTCGGGCTCTTCGTCCTCACCATGTACGTGAACGACTGCCCcgcacacgccgccgccgccgacgccgcgatCGGCGGGGCCGCGCAGGCGCAGGGGTGCCTGCTCCAGCAGGACCTCGGCAGGTTCGCCTTCCAGCCATACAGGGAGAACCCCCTCGTCGGGCCCTCCTCCGCAACGTAAGAAAATGCTGCCGATAAAGTTCGGATCATTGAGTCCTCCTGTTGTTGCATTTGCTTCCTTCATTGCTTGGAACTGTTCAGATATGCGCCTAATTTTGATCGTTTTGTGCATCACTTTCAAAATAGATTCTGCAGTTAATTTCCAATTTTCCAAACAAATTTAGGAGCTCGTGATTTCGTATgatatattttttctttcttaCTACTGCAACGGTTTAAAAATTTGCTATTACTAACTATTGCATAATTCAGATGGTGTTCCTTCATTGTCACTTCTTGTCTGATAATAGTATATGAAAAAAAATCTGCAACATGTTATTTTCACCCTTGCTAGTTGGTATTGTCTGATAAATGGCAACTGACATGTACACCAATTTCACAGGCTGCTGGAAATGGGGGCGCTAGAAACGAGTAAAGTTGCAAAAGATCACGAATGGTATCGCCTCATCACCTGCATTTGGTTGCATGCCGGTGTCATCCACATACTCGCCAATATGTTGAGTCTCCTATTGATTGGAATCAGGCTCGAGAAGGAATTTGGTTTCTGTAAGTGTCATGATAATTTTGCATCAAACTTCTTCAATTCTTAGTTCCACTGAAGAGTTAGTGCCTATATATAACTTGACCATGGATCAATATTTGTTTATTGCAGTGAGGATTGGCACACTCTATTTGATCTCGGGGGTTGGTGGCAGCTTGTTGTCTGCTCTATTTATGGTGTCAAATATCTCTGTTGGCGCCTCAGGTGCACTGTTTGGATTACTGGGCTCCATGCTGTCGGAGCTGATAACAAACTGGACAATATACGAGAATAAGGCCGGTTCTAAAATCTATAGAAATggttttacaagctttactatatCTTTTGTGTCTAATTTCATTGTTTGTTTAAAAATACAGTTTGCGGCTCTATTGACTCTTGTTATAATCATTGCTATCAACTTAGCTGTCGGGATCCTTCCACACGTTGACAACTTTGCTCATATCGGAGGATTTATATCGGGTTTCTTTCTTGGTTTTGTTCTCCTAATCCGGCCCCAGTTCCAATACATCAACCAAAAGAACTCTCCTCTTGGAGTTTCCTCAGGCACAGCTAAACGCAAGTACAAGATATATCAGATTATACTTTTGGTGATTGCTCTGGTGATATTAATTTGTGGGTAAGTATCTTCCCCGTCGGCAGAACCAAAATAATGATCTATTTGTTCACTAGGTTTCAACTGCCTTTGCTAAAGCTTTATTATTATTGGCAGGTTCATCATTGGCTTTGTATTGCTAATGAAAGGGTTCAATGCTAGCGAGCAATGTTCTTGGTGCCATTATCTGAGCTGTGTTCCTACTTCAAAGTGGAGTTGCAAAGCACCGAGTAACTATTGCGTAGTAAGTTCTTTATATAAGAAATGTCATCAACCCTTGTATAGCATCTGATGTGGCAATCACTAGTTGCTATATAGTAGTTCTTTTGTGGCATTCAAGATAGATGTGTCTAATGGTAAATAAAAATTACTATATAAACACCGGATATTCACATACTTCTGAGAAGTTTTATCTTCATAAAAATATCTTGAATGAAAACAACTAGAGCATCAATGAGTGCATGCTGCTATGAGCCAATGCCATATTATTACAGTAAAATGGTTGCCTCAGTTGGCTTTCAACTATCGTGCCATCAGCAGACTACATAGGACTATGTTTTAGCATTATTTTTCTGTATAATTGACTAGCTTTTTTTTGTGTGAAACAAATACCTGGCATTGTTTTTTGGCTGTTCAATCTGTAATCATAACTAgagtttttattttagttttacaaTCAGTTTACTAATACTAAACTTCTCCTGCAGTCCTCACAGCTTGGAGATCAATTAAATCTGACCTGTCAAAGCACTGGGAAGACTGAAACATATGTTATCAACAGCCCAGCCAATGCGGAAGCGTTAAAACACCTCTGTCTTGGCCTTTGCAGTTGATGGAAAATGCATGGATTTTCATGAAAAGTGATTGATATCAGCAGACTTTTGGAAGGCAAGTAGAAGCCAAATGTTCAGTGAGACCTCGGGTAATGCTTTTGGGCTTCTAATAGTTCCCTTCACTGTACACCGTGTATTGCAAATGTCAGTTGGCAGTTATGAAAGATGAATGCTTTGAGGCAGTAGTTTCTGAAATCTTAACTGATCACTTGCATTTTTATCTTGCGTTATGAATGTTGAGCTTAAACTGTTGTGTCAAGAGAAGGAAAATTTGGTGAACAAAATTTAACACTAGATGAGCTACACCATGTCTAATATTATTGTCCAATATATTAACTACAGAGAGAGGAAAACTGCATGGAAAACATATTAAGTATAAACTGCCGATTAAATTTAAACCAATCAATTACATCAATACTATGTCTAGACCATAGTAGTGTCGATTTATGTTTGCGGTATCAATCCTATGCTGTAGAAAACTACAACTTCTGTCATTGAGCTGCTCATATGCATGTATAGGTTAGTGGTATCAGTCCTATTCTTCACTCGCCAAGCATGTATCTCACTGGTACCGGATTATACAACAAAGCAGCCGTAACTAGCTGGTCAGATTGAAGCTGAACATTTCCTGGGGGAACATTGAATTCCCATCCTCCCAGTCCTGTGTCTGCCACTGTTAGCTGCTCCAAAATGAACGTGATCGCCTTGGTCATCGTTGCCTTCTGCCTTCCTGGAATTTCCAGATCTCATTCATGATTTGCCGTCCGTGAGGACTATACTTGTTGAGCTCGCTTAGGGCAGCCACCATTGCATGGTAGGCGTTGTCGCCACACTCGAGCCGCAGCGGCCTCAGTTTTGGATCATCATCATCTATAACCTCCTGCAGTTGTCCAGAAACCCAAGAGGTTGGAGCCATTGATTCTTAACACAACACAAGTGTATGAATGCTGTAGAGAAAATTGGATAGACACCTTAACTTCTCCATCGACTTGAACAATTGTGAACGGATGCAGGATGGCTTCTGTATTTCCTCCTGCCAACTTGAGGCCAAGCTTGCAGCTTTGCCCTCTGGATCATCATCCATGTATTCCTCTTGCAGGCAACCTGAAAAGGCCTTTCATCAAGTTGTCCCATCCGTTTGATTCCAACAGCGACACGCCAGCTAATCAGCatattctccaaaaaaaaaaccctGCAAAATTATGATCATTTCAATAAGAAAAAACTTTTAGCAACAATGTAAATCCCCCCAAAGAGAGCAATGAGAAGTATTAGAAATTATCATATTTTACCTGAATCAACTCTTGGCGATTCTTTTGAAGCTCCTCATGGTTCATCTGCTTCTTTTAAAGCTTTCAACCTTTCTCGTTCATCCTCTAGATATATTGTTGCAGTGTAAGTGTAAATACGCTGATGGTCTGCCACTGTGTCTGTGAGCTTCTCTCCTGCTTGTAGTTTCCTGTTCAGCTGCTGCGTCACGAACATTAGTGCTTCCGTTAATGTTTCCCTTTGCTCCAGCTGCTCCTCGAGTTCAGCTCTCTTAGCATTAATGGCTTCGATCTCTTGCTAGAAAGCGCATGCATATATGAATTTTTTTATGAGTATGGGTTGGTTTCTGTTCAAAGAGGAGAAGAAACCTTGTGTTTTTCATGCAGCATCAGAGCATGGCCATCCACCTTGCACTCTGGACCTGCCTGATCCAGTGTGCTGATGCCCAATGAATCCTGAGACAATAAAAGGCATCCTGATCAAGATGGCAAACACATAATTTGGACCGAGTGCTGGCTGTGAATATACCAATGATCGAGCTAAAAAGGGCCAATATTTGTGTAAATTTGTAAAACTTAGTCCACTTAAACTGAAGCTTCCTTGTATTAATTTGGGGTGATTCTGCCCTAACATTTTACATTGACAGCAGAGATAGATGAATTGAAACTATACGTCATTTCATTTGCTCCCAGCTGCTGAGCTGCATGTGTACCATGTTGACTTGTAAGCTTTGTTTGAGCAGGACAATTGCTTACTGTTACCGACTCTCTGAACAGAATATAATTCAACATTCAGTTGTGATTCTTGGCTACAAAATTCCATTTTACACCCCTTTCAGTCATATTTTGCACATTCGACATTACTATCTGTATTTATCATTGTCTATCGACATTGGTGTAAATTTGCAAAAACCACACCAGAGTTCAGGTAAAAGTTCAGCAC contains:
- the LOC124666129 gene encoding RHOMBOID-like protein 1, which translates into the protein MYVNDCPAHAAGCLLQQDLGRFAFQPYRENPLVGPSSATLLEMGALETSKVAKDHEWYRLITCIWLHAGVIHILANMLSLLLIGIRLEKEFGFLRIGTLYLISGVGGSLLSALFMVSNISVGASGALFGLLGSMLSELITNWTIYENKFAALLTLVIIIAINLAVGILPHVDNFAHIGGFISGFFLGFVLLIRPQFQYINQKNSPLGVSSGTAKRKYKIYQIILLVIALVILICGFIIGFVLLMKGFNASEQCSWCHYLSCVPTSKWSCKAPSNYCVSSQLGDQLNLTCQSTGKTETYVINSPANAEALKHLCLGLCS
- the LOC124661518 gene encoding protein IWS1 homolog 1, with amino-acid sequence MDDFYDEDGEQLMDPDARDPSPSPEPQPQPYDDLEDDLGDADVNDAGWNRDRSPTPVHGDGDGAGSSARPRKRLLKKGGKGDSGGAGGTPADELEDWGADGLPDPDAAGKRKGSSSLRDLAKGGSGGKERHEKKRRKEDRGGMVREKRGSGSSSGGKGGGGGGGGEDDEGEREIRELWDTIAGEGGSEDDQEGVRTLDDDNFIDDTGVDPADRYDNDNDGHSPRHYAQAEEAEEDDEIERLFSSKKKKKNDRPRADIGLIVEQFIAEFEVASEEDANLNRQSKPAINKLMKLPLLIEVLSKKNLQQEFLDHGILTLLKNWLEPLPDGSMPNMNIRTAVLKLLSDFPIDLEQFDRREQLKKSGLGKVIMFLSKSDEETTSNRKLAKELVDKWSRPIFQKSTRFEDMRRYDDERPPPYRRPQMKKPSSSSGMEARDDDLDADFSQRKSGQSGSRQHASRPEASPLDFVIRPQSKVDPEQIRARAKQVVQDQRRLKMNKKLQQLKAPKKKNLQASKLSVEGRGMVKYL